A single region of the Erythrobacter sp. HL-111 genome encodes:
- a CDS encoding TadE/TadG family type IV pilus assembly protein, with protein sequence MLSPATIRSSAARGRAAAAAFARRLARDETGLAFIEFAYTLPIFVGFGLVGLEFTNVVLARQKTERIAATVADLVASNQVPPNERQIGDMFAAVPKVARPFPFENGGNVIITAVVGIYDRDSDGVENKIAWQRCMFEGSHASDVGTQWTDTDDIADGPAVELANDLELLQNQMVIVAEVFYPYEPLITQGIVTGIIPDSGIFRETATFRTRGQAIMNVTPVEGTDLHAC encoded by the coding sequence ATGCTGAGCCCGGCGACGATCCGTTCCAGCGCTGCCCGCGGACGCGCCGCCGCCGCCGCCTTCGCCCGGCGGCTTGCCCGTGACGAAACGGGCCTGGCCTTCATCGAATTCGCCTACACCCTGCCGATCTTCGTCGGGTTCGGGCTGGTCGGGCTCGAATTCACCAATGTCGTGCTCGCCCGCCAGAAGACCGAGCGGATCGCCGCGACCGTGGCCGATCTCGTCGCGAGCAACCAGGTGCCGCCGAACGAGCGCCAGATCGGCGACATGTTCGCCGCCGTCCCCAAGGTCGCGCGGCCGTTCCCGTTCGAGAACGGGGGCAATGTGATCATCACTGCCGTGGTCGGCATTTACGACCGCGATTCCGATGGGGTCGAAAACAAGATCGCCTGGCAGCGCTGCATGTTCGAGGGGAGCCATGCGAGCGACGTCGGGACGCAGTGGACCGACACGGACGACATCGCGGACGGGCCGGCGGTCGAACTCGCCAACGACCTCGAACTGCTGCAGAACCAGATGGTGATCGTCGCGGAGGTCTTCTATCCTTACGAGCCGCTCATCACCCAAGGGATCGTCACGGGCATCATCCCCGACAGCGGCATCTTCCGCGAGACGGCGACCTTCCGCACCCGCGGCCAGGCGATCATGAACGTGACTCCGGTCGAGGGCACCGACCTCCACGCCTGCTGA
- a CDS encoding pyruvate dehydrogenase complex E1 component subunit beta gives MAIELKMPALSPTMEEGTLARWLKQEGDAIEPGDVIAEIETDKATMEFEAIDEGTLAKILVPEGSENVAVGTVIAMLAGDDEEADEVEAPALPGSGGEEETGADEGDGEGDSEGGKDAEAEDAGGGKPEVSEGASVPDTRPPRDAASDPQVPEGTGFTSIAVREALRDAMAEEMRRDPRVFVMGEEVAEYQGAYKVTQGLLDEFGPRRVIDTPITEYGFAGIGTGAAMGGLRPVVEFMTFNFAMQAIDHIVNSAAKTNYMSGGQMRCPVVFRGPNGAASRVGAQHSQNYGPWYASVPGLVVIAPYDSADAKGLLKAAIRSEDPVVFLENELVYGRSFDVPDLDDYVLPIGKARVVREGKDATIVSYSIGVGFALEAAERLAQEGIDAEVIDLRTLRPLDRQAILDSLAKTNRLVIAEEGWPTCSIASEVIAICMEEGFDHLDAPVLRVCNEDVPLPYAANLEKLALIDADRIVEAVKKVCYR, from the coding sequence ATGGCGATCGAACTCAAGATGCCCGCGCTTTCGCCCACCATGGAGGAAGGCACGCTCGCCCGCTGGCTCAAGCAGGAGGGCGACGCAATCGAACCGGGCGACGTGATCGCCGAGATCGAGACCGACAAGGCGACGATGGAATTCGAGGCGATCGACGAAGGCACGCTCGCGAAGATCCTTGTGCCCGAAGGGAGCGAGAACGTCGCGGTCGGGACGGTCATCGCGATGCTCGCCGGGGACGACGAGGAAGCGGATGAGGTCGAGGCTCCGGCCCTGCCGGGTTCCGGGGGCGAGGAAGAAACCGGCGCCGACGAGGGTGACGGTGAGGGCGACAGCGAGGGCGGGAAAGACGCGGAAGCGGAAGACGCGGGCGGGGGCAAGCCAGAGGTGTCCGAAGGCGCCTCGGTCCCCGATACCAGGCCGCCGCGCGATGCGGCGTCGGACCCGCAGGTCCCCGAGGGCACCGGGTTCACCTCGATCGCCGTGCGCGAGGCGCTGCGCGATGCGATGGCCGAGGAGATGCGCCGCGACCCGCGCGTCTTCGTGATGGGCGAGGAAGTCGCTGAATACCAGGGCGCCTACAAGGTCACCCAGGGCCTGCTCGACGAATTCGGACCGAGACGCGTGATCGACACGCCGATCACCGAATACGGCTTTGCCGGGATCGGCACGGGCGCGGCGATGGGCGGCCTTCGCCCGGTGGTCGAGTTCATGACCTTCAACTTCGCCATGCAGGCGATCGACCACATCGTGAACTCGGCGGCCAAGACCAATTACATGTCGGGCGGCCAGATGCGCTGTCCCGTCGTCTTTCGCGGTCCCAACGGCGCAGCTAGCCGGGTCGGGGCGCAGCATTCGCAGAACTACGGGCCATGGTATGCGAGCGTTCCCGGCCTCGTGGTCATCGCGCCCTATGACAGCGCCGATGCCAAGGGCCTGCTCAAGGCCGCGATCCGCAGCGAGGACCCGGTGGTATTCCTCGAGAACGAGCTCGTCTACGGACGCAGTTTCGACGTGCCCGACCTTGACGACTACGTCCTTCCCATCGGCAAGGCGCGCGTGGTGCGCGAAGGGAAGGACGCCACCATCGTCTCCTATTCGATCGGCGTCGGCTTCGCGCTCGAAGCGGCCGAACGGCTCGCGCAGGAGGGGATCGATGCCGAAGTCATCGACCTTCGCACACTGCGCCCGCTCGACCGGCAGGCGATCCTCGACAGCCTCGCCAAGACCAACCGCCTCGTCATCGCCGAGGAAGGCTGGCCGACCTGCTCGATCGCGAGCGAGGTGATTGCGATCTGCATGGAGGAAGGGTTCGACCACCTCGACGCGCCGGTCCTGCGGGTGTGCAACGAGGACGTGCCGCTGCCCTATGCCGCCAACCTCGAAAAGCTTGCGCTGATCGATGCGGACCGGATCGTCGAGGCGGTGAAGAAGGTCTGTTACCGCTGA
- a CDS encoding pilus assembly protein TadG-related protein, whose protein sequence is MMAAALIPTMAMIGAGVDFGRAYLANSKLQGAADASALATVRAKQLSSNSESQAQEISEDYIYANFPIGYLKATLETPDVNVVDRNDVITATVSVRGTIDTTLLRLVGIDTLPISARAVAEASETLPTAIEALLVLDNTGSMRGARMRDLKTAAKNFVNTIYGSKDTRENFAVGILPYNTMVNVGHLVAAADSSMVQSRPGFTDIGLNDRLGWKGCVFADQTIRNISDDRFYVDPGAYDITANMPGENGMPKFEPFIYPPIYVDSFQDINNRYEIPNNRQDDFFDIPTIREALVRLHGNDICKNRNNGNPRRCDQNNSVIDFDRLPDKDDYREARFYSHKSGENKNASPNNMWGPSPNYQCPQQALPVSYEATKSSLRSYIDDENYALMPGTGTFHNAAMTWAYRLMERDDVFIRNRPNDVPNKKIVIFMTDGNFDSRDDGRPGSSGRVLDTAYTAYKTYEDRLIISGTGKNDTIEHLSRRFAKTCEAMKADGIEIYTIAFALSKNAAGNRTREMFRVCASDRNTHFFSAANGAELNNAFVQIASELIDLRLSQ, encoded by the coding sequence ATGATGGCGGCCGCGCTCATCCCGACCATGGCGATGATCGGGGCGGGGGTCGATTTCGGCCGCGCCTACCTCGCCAATTCCAAGCTCCAGGGCGCCGCCGACGCAAGCGCGCTCGCGACCGTGCGGGCCAAGCAGCTCTCGAGCAATTCCGAAAGCCAGGCACAGGAAATCAGCGAGGATTACATCTACGCCAATTTCCCGATCGGCTATCTCAAAGCGACTCTCGAAACGCCGGACGTGAACGTGGTCGACCGGAACGACGTGATCACCGCCACGGTGAGCGTGCGCGGCACGATCGACACGACGCTGCTGCGGCTCGTCGGGATCGATACCCTGCCGATCAGCGCGCGCGCCGTGGCCGAGGCGTCGGAGACCCTCCCGACCGCGATCGAGGCGCTGCTGGTGCTCGACAACACCGGGTCGATGCGGGGCGCGCGGATGCGCGACCTCAAGACGGCGGCCAAGAATTTCGTCAACACGATCTACGGCAGCAAGGACACGCGCGAGAACTTCGCGGTCGGGATCCTGCCCTACAACACGATGGTCAATGTCGGCCATCTGGTGGCGGCCGCGGATTCGAGCATGGTCCAGAGCCGCCCCGGCTTCACCGACATCGGCCTCAATGATCGGCTCGGCTGGAAGGGCTGCGTGTTCGCCGACCAGACCATCCGCAACATTTCCGATGATCGCTTCTACGTCGATCCGGGCGCCTACGACATCACCGCCAACATGCCGGGCGAAAACGGCATGCCTAAGTTCGAGCCGTTCATCTACCCGCCGATCTACGTTGATTCGTTTCAGGACATCAACAACCGGTACGAGATCCCGAACAACAGGCAGGACGATTTCTTCGACATTCCCACGATCCGCGAGGCGTTGGTGCGCCTGCACGGCAACGACATCTGCAAGAACAGGAACAACGGCAATCCCCGGCGGTGCGACCAGAACAACTCGGTGATCGACTTCGACCGCCTGCCGGACAAGGACGACTACCGCGAGGCACGCTTCTACAGCCACAAGTCGGGCGAGAACAAGAACGCCTCGCCCAACAACATGTGGGGTCCTTCGCCCAACTACCAGTGCCCGCAGCAGGCGCTTCCCGTGTCCTACGAGGCGACCAAGAGCTCGCTCAGGAGCTACATCGACGACGAGAACTACGCCCTGATGCCCGGCACCGGGACCTTTCACAACGCCGCGATGACCTGGGCCTACCGGCTGATGGAGCGCGACGACGTGTTCATCCGCAATCGTCCGAACGACGTTCCGAACAAGAAGATCGTGATCTTCATGACCGACGGGAACTTCGACAGCCGCGACGACGGGCGCCCCGGGTCCTCGGGCAGGGTTCTCGACACGGCCTACACCGCCTACAAGACCTACGAGGACCGCCTCATCATCAGCGGCACGGGCAAGAACGACACAATCGAGCACCTTTCGCGCCGCTTTGCCAAGACCTGCGAGGCGATGAAGGCGGACGGCATCGAGATCTACACGATCGCCTTTGCGCTCAGCAAAAACGCGGCGGGCAATCGCACCCGCGAGATGTTCCGAGTCTGCGCCTCCGATCGCAACACGCACTTCTTCTCGGCGGCGAACGGGGCGGAGCTCAACAACGCCTTCGTCCAGATCGCCTCGGAGCTGATCGACCTGAGGCTCTCGCAATGA
- a CDS encoding septum formation initiator family protein, giving the protein MRNPVREQAKQGVALALLLVLGAAAVAGPTGLLAWSENLAALEAREARIAALAEKRDALANRVELLDPEAADPDLASELVRRNLGVMHADEVVITIED; this is encoded by the coding sequence ATGCGAAATCCGGTGCGTGAGCAGGCGAAACAGGGCGTGGCGCTCGCGCTGCTGCTCGTGCTCGGCGCCGCCGCCGTGGCCGGGCCGACGGGCCTGCTCGCCTGGTCGGAAAACCTCGCCGCGCTCGAAGCGCGCGAGGCCCGCATCGCCGCCCTCGCGGAAAAACGCGATGCGCTCGCCAACCGGGTCGAACTGCTCGATCCCGAGGCCGCCGATCCCGACCTTGCGAGCGAACTCGTGCGGCGCAATCTCGGCGTGATGCACGCCGACGAGGTGGTCATCACGATCGAGGACTGA
- a CDS encoding SDR family NAD(P)-dependent oxidoreductase: MGQSVGMDLFDLSGRVAVVTGGNGGLGLGMARGLVKAGARVAIWARNEEKNAAALEQLGALGRGEAIACRCDVAEEAQIEAAMGETLAAFGRVDACFANAGIAGAGTAIPDIETDGWDRVMAVNARGPALTYKHVTRHMIARAGEGDAGGKLVATSSGQSIMGVNRSSDYAASKAALNGLTRGAAFELARHGITANALLFGFYETDITAAADPRFAAWMEKRIPLRRPGDHAGLEGLAVFFASPHSDYITGQCLPVDGGLCIS; this comes from the coding sequence TTGGGGCAGTCGGTGGGCATGGACCTGTTCGATCTTTCCGGCCGCGTCGCGGTCGTCACCGGCGGCAATGGCGGGCTCGGCCTCGGCATGGCTCGCGGCCTCGTCAAGGCGGGCGCGCGCGTCGCGATCTGGGCGCGCAACGAGGAAAAGAACGCGGCGGCGCTCGAGCAACTCGGCGCGCTCGGCAGGGGCGAGGCGATCGCCTGCCGCTGCGACGTGGCCGAGGAGGCGCAGATCGAAGCCGCCATGGGCGAAACCCTCGCCGCCTTCGGGCGGGTCGATGCCTGTTTCGCCAATGCGGGGATCGCGGGCGCGGGGACGGCGATCCCCGACATCGAAACGGACGGGTGGGACCGGGTCATGGCGGTCAACGCGCGCGGGCCGGCGCTCACCTACAAGCACGTCACCCGCCACATGATCGCGCGCGCCGGGGAAGGCGATGCCGGCGGCAAGCTCGTCGCAACCTCGTCGGGCCAGTCGATCATGGGGGTCAACCGCAGCTCCGACTATGCCGCGTCCAAGGCGGCGCTCAACGGGCTCACCCGCGGCGCGGCGTTCGAACTGGCGCGCCACGGCATCACCGCCAACGCGCTGCTCTTCGGCTTCTACGAAACCGACATCACGGCGGCGGCCGATCCCCGGTTCGCCGCATGGATGGAAAAGCGGATCCCGCTGCGCCGCCCGGGCGACCACGCCGGGCTCGAAGGGCTCGCGGTGTTCTTCGCCTCGCCCCATTCGGACTACATCACCGGGCAGTGCCTGCCGGTCGACGGGGGGCTGTGCATCAGCTGA
- a CDS encoding DUF3429 domain-containing protein: MDGHKTLTPAARWLGYAGLLPQVICLALALAEPAPGAAAGTGSGWGYAALAAGFAYAAAIFSFLGGVWWGQAIAHSFDRPVGAGAYLVAVLPSLIAVALFLPWLFGWEWPGPALLYLGGLIALSPLVDRALGFASRDFLNLRVQLSVGLGVLTILLGIVAETLMTS, translated from the coding sequence ATGGACGGACACAAGACGCTTACTCCCGCCGCCCGCTGGCTCGGCTATGCGGGGCTCCTTCCCCAGGTCATCTGCCTCGCTCTCGCGCTTGCCGAACCCGCTCCCGGTGCCGCGGCGGGCACGGGTTCGGGCTGGGGCTATGCCGCGCTCGCGGCGGGTTTCGCCTATGCGGCGGCGATCTTCAGCTTCCTGGGCGGCGTGTGGTGGGGGCAGGCCATCGCCCATTCCTTCGACCGGCCGGTGGGGGCGGGGGCCTATCTCGTCGCGGTGCTGCCGAGCCTGATCGCGGTCGCGCTGTTCCTGCCATGGCTGTTCGGGTGGGAATGGCCCGGCCCGGCGCTCCTCTATCTCGGCGGGTTGATCGCGCTGTCGCCGCTGGTCGACCGGGCATTGGGCTTCGCCTCGCGCGATTTCCTGAATCTGAGGGTGCAATTGTCGGTCGGGCTCGGCGTCCTGACGATCCTGCTCGGGATCGTCGCGGAAACGCTGATGACGTCCTAG
- a CDS encoding TadE/TadG family type IV pilus assembly protein, translating to MTRHLFGRLARERDGVTIVEFAFVAPVMFMLLLALLEMGYVAFARSTLESAILVASRESKVAECPAQTAELIEEELMERLAVVSTFNDKPPKLEVRSYGTNFRNVGNPEPFNDIDGSGTWDPGESYQDINGNGQWDDDMGKEGNFGQFGEVVEFSASMEVVSLVPFVAQAINGNEGFYALSAETVVRNEPFKDAEC from the coding sequence ATGACCCGCCACCTGTTCGGCAGACTGGCGCGCGAACGCGATGGGGTGACGATCGTCGAATTCGCCTTCGTCGCGCCGGTCATGTTCATGCTCCTCCTGGCCCTGCTCGAAATGGGCTATGTCGCTTTCGCGCGCTCGACGCTCGAAAGCGCGATCCTGGTCGCTTCGCGCGAATCCAAGGTCGCCGAATGCCCGGCGCAGACCGCCGAGCTGATCGAGGAGGAGCTGATGGAGCGGCTCGCGGTCGTCTCGACCTTCAACGACAAGCCGCCCAAGCTCGAGGTGCGCTCCTACGGCACGAATTTCCGCAATGTCGGCAATCCCGAACCCTTCAACGACATCGATGGGAGCGGGACGTGGGACCCGGGCGAATCCTACCAGGACATCAACGGCAACGGCCAGTGGGACGACGACATGGGCAAGGAAGGCAACTTCGGCCAGTTCGGCGAGGTCGTGGAATTCTCCGCCAGCATGGAGGTTGTCTCGCTCGTGCCCTTCGTCGCCCAGGCGATCAACGGCAACGAGGGCTTCTATGCGCTTTCGGCAGAAACCGTGGTCCGCAACGAACCGTTCAAGGACGCGGAATGCTGA
- the pdhA gene encoding pyruvate dehydrogenase (acetyl-transferring) E1 component subunit alpha, which yields MAKTPSKSSPAGKPAAKRAPAKSAPASKARKAPAAPSDDPDFELRSLQEAFESNKVYAASEEEMLEFYRQMLLIRRFEEKAGQLYGLGLIGGFCHLYIGQEAVAIGLQSALDNDRDSVITGYRDHGHMLAYGIDPKVIMAELTGRQAGISKGKGGSMHMFSTEHKFYGGHGIVGAQVPLGGGLAFAHQYNGDGGICLAYFGDGAANQGQVYETFNMAALWNLPIVFVVEDNQYAMGTSTKRSSAETRFHRRGTSFRIPGMDVDGMNVLEVRAAAEVAFAHVREGKGPVLMELNTYRYRGHSMSDPAKYRTREEVQEQREQHDPIERLKKTLIEAGKDEAELKAIDKEIRKTVSEAADFAENSPEPDASELYTDVLVEEY from the coding sequence TTGGCCAAGACCCCTTCGAAAAGCTCGCCCGCCGGAAAGCCCGCCGCCAAGCGCGCGCCCGCGAAGAGTGCGCCCGCCTCGAAAGCGCGCAAGGCCCCGGCCGCCCCGTCCGACGATCCCGATTTCGAACTGCGTTCGCTGCAGGAGGCGTTCGAATCGAACAAGGTCTACGCGGCGAGCGAGGAGGAGATGCTCGAATTCTATCGTCAGATGCTGCTCATCCGACGGTTCGAGGAGAAGGCCGGGCAGCTCTACGGGCTCGGCCTCATCGGCGGGTTCTGCCACCTCTACATCGGGCAGGAAGCGGTCGCGATCGGGCTGCAGAGCGCGCTTGACAATGATCGCGACAGCGTCATCACCGGCTATCGCGACCACGGCCACATGCTCGCCTACGGGATAGATCCCAAGGTCATCATGGCCGAGCTGACCGGGCGCCAGGCCGGTATTTCCAAGGGCAAGGGCGGGTCGATGCACATGTTCTCGACCGAGCACAAGTTCTACGGCGGCCACGGCATCGTCGGCGCGCAGGTGCCATTGGGCGGCGGGCTCGCCTTCGCGCACCAGTACAACGGCGACGGCGGCATCTGCCTCGCCTATTTCGGCGACGGGGCGGCGAACCAGGGACAGGTCTACGAGACGTTCAACATGGCCGCGCTGTGGAACCTGCCGATCGTCTTCGTCGTGGAGGACAACCAGTACGCGATGGGCACCTCGACCAAGCGTTCTTCGGCAGAGACCCGCTTCCACCGCCGCGGGACGTCCTTCCGCATTCCGGGCATGGACGTCGACGGGATGAACGTGCTCGAAGTGCGCGCCGCGGCGGAGGTCGCCTTCGCCCATGTGCGCGAGGGCAAGGGGCCGGTGCTGATGGAACTCAACACCTATCGCTATCGCGGCCATTCGATGTCGGACCCGGCCAAGTACCGCACCCGCGAGGAAGTGCAGGAACAGCGCGAGCAGCACGACCCGATCGAGCGGCTCAAGAAGACCCTGATCGAGGCGGGCAAGGACGAGGCCGAATTGAAGGCGATCGACAAGGAAATTCGCAAGACCGTCTCCGAAGCGGCTGATTTCGCTGAGAATTCGCCCGAACCCGACGCCAGCGAACTCTACACCGACGTGCTGGTGGAGGAGTATTGA
- a CDS encoding MFS transporter, which translates to MNASAAIDSSAPDQLSRAQEYVLAVTVAVVTANAYYIHPIIGEVAASFDVGEARIGIVPALNQLALALGIFLLLPLGDRYPNRSLCILFVALQSVFMLGMALAEDFALFTAASTLLGFVTIAPYLIPAFASKRVAPERLGQVTALLTVGVIFGILVARVGAGVVAERLGWRAVYWCAFALMAAVTLALPLAMKSEGGAAKRPAGSYGALLASVFALGRRHPGMLVSAAIQGLNFAMFTATWLALALHLTSPELGYGVDTVGYLAGLAAVSIVTTPRLGRLADRIGALRARVMAAGVQAVGLALLYPLGWSAWGIAVPLVVVNMVGPTIDVTGRMTFLALEPAIRTRLTTVYIVVMFLGGALGSLLGPAVYDWAGWAGTSAMLVACSLCVVALSTLSLRAGDRGRPGRNAGA; encoded by the coding sequence TTGAACGCGTCGGCCGCGATCGATTCCTCCGCGCCCGACCAGCTCAGCCGCGCGCAGGAATACGTGCTCGCGGTAACGGTCGCGGTGGTGACGGCCAACGCCTATTACATCCACCCGATCATCGGCGAGGTCGCGGCGAGCTTCGATGTGGGCGAGGCGCGGATCGGGATCGTGCCCGCGCTCAACCAGCTCGCGCTCGCGCTCGGCATTTTCCTGCTCCTGCCGCTCGGCGATCGCTATCCGAACCGTTCGCTGTGCATCCTTTTCGTCGCGCTGCAGAGCGTCTTCATGCTCGGCATGGCTCTGGCGGAGGATTTTGCGCTTTTCACCGCGGCCTCGACCCTGCTGGGGTTCGTGACCATCGCGCCCTATCTCATCCCCGCCTTCGCTTCGAAGCGGGTCGCGCCGGAACGGCTGGGACAGGTCACTGCGCTGCTGACGGTGGGCGTGATCTTCGGCATCCTGGTCGCCCGGGTGGGTGCGGGCGTGGTGGCCGAACGCCTGGGCTGGCGTGCGGTCTACTGGTGTGCCTTCGCGCTGATGGCGGCGGTGACGCTGGCGCTTCCCCTCGCCATGAAGAGCGAGGGCGGCGCGGCGAAGCGCCCGGCGGGAAGCTATGGCGCGCTCCTCGCCTCGGTCTTCGCGCTGGGCCGCAGGCATCCCGGAATGCTCGTCTCGGCAGCGATCCAGGGGCTCAATTTCGCGATGTTCACCGCGACCTGGCTCGCGCTCGCGCTGCACCTGACGAGCCCCGAACTTGGCTACGGCGTCGATACGGTCGGCTATCTTGCGGGGCTGGCGGCGGTGAGCATCGTCACCACGCCCCGCCTCGGCCGTCTCGCAGACCGGATCGGCGCTCTCCGGGCGCGGGTGATGGCGGCCGGGGTGCAGGCGGTCGGCCTCGCCCTGCTCTATCCGCTCGGCTGGAGCGCGTGGGGGATCGCCGTGCCGCTGGTGGTCGTCAACATGGTCGGCCCGACGATCGACGTCACCGGGCGCATGACCTTCCTCGCATTGGAGCCTGCGATCCGCACCCGGCTCACGACGGTCTATATCGTCGTCATGTTCCTCGGCGGCGCGCTCGGCAGCCTGCTCGGTCCGGCGGTCTACGACTGGGCGGGATGGGCGGGAACCTCGGCGATGCTGGTCGCCTGCTCGCTTTGCGTGGTGGCGCTTTCGACCCTCTCCCTGCGCGCCGGGGATCGCGGCAGACCCGGCCGGAACGCAGGCGCCTAG
- a CDS encoding mechanosensitive ion channel family protein, whose protein sequence is MQIIDILREQINEMAAGVIASLPAIAVGILVLVLTWLVARGAGRIAGAIIGKAELRPSLRGLIDRLVRLAVWMIGLFTAAVVVIPDLSPASLVAGLGVGSVAIGFAFKDIFENFLAGILIMLRKKMQVGDTIECEGVLGTVEHIALRETYIRHFSGELTIMPNSMLFMNPVEIWTDLDARRYDVMVGVSYDTDLDAAEAAIRKAVQSVGHVIADRPIQVLAHEFNSSSVDFHVRWWAPSSGAATLENRDQVIRAIKRELDAARIEIPFPYVTHTFRERVPMGSNPGEAA, encoded by the coding sequence ATGCAGATAATCGACATACTTCGCGAACAGATCAACGAAATGGCCGCGGGCGTCATCGCGAGCCTGCCCGCGATCGCCGTCGGGATCCTCGTCCTCGTCCTCACGTGGCTCGTCGCAAGGGGCGCCGGACGGATCGCGGGCGCGATCATCGGCAAGGCGGAACTGAGGCCGAGCCTCAGGGGCCTGATCGACCGGCTGGTGCGGCTCGCGGTATGGATGATCGGCCTGTTCACCGCCGCGGTCGTGGTGATACCAGACCTGTCGCCCGCCAGCCTCGTCGCCGGGCTCGGCGTGGGCTCGGTCGCGATCGGGTTCGCGTTCAAGGACATCTTCGAAAACTTCCTTGCCGGAATCCTCATCATGTTGCGCAAGAAGATGCAGGTGGGCGACACGATCGAATGCGAAGGCGTGCTCGGCACGGTCGAACACATTGCCCTGCGCGAAACCTACATCCGGCACTTTTCGGGCGAGCTCACGATCATGCCCAACTCGATGCTCTTCATGAACCCGGTCGAGATCTGGACCGACCTCGACGCGCGCCGCTACGACGTGATGGTGGGCGTGTCCTACGACACCGATCTCGACGCGGCGGAAGCGGCGATACGCAAGGCGGTGCAGAGCGTCGGCCACGTGATCGCGGATCGGCCGATCCAGGTCCTCGCCCACGAGTTCAATTCCTCCTCGGTCGATTTCCACGTGCGCTGGTGGGCGCCTTCTTCCGGCGCGGCGACGCTCGAAAATCGCGACCAGGTGATCCGCGCGATCAAGCGCGAGCTCGACGCCGCGAGGATCGAGATTCCGTTCCCCTACGTGACCCACACCTTCAGGGAGCGCGTGCCGATGGGATCGAACCCGGGCGAAGCGGCATGA